One Desulfovibrio fairfieldensis genomic window carries:
- a CDS encoding class IV adenylate cyclase, which yields MPLEVERKYLHVDFAALRRTLYDLGARTSGAHFESNWVFDTPDIQLFESRRLLRLRSQEWPDAVRHVLTLKLPASQSGHFKVREERELEVADGAAMRAVLEGLGYAVGARYEKIREPWRLEDVEVELDVLPFAEVVELEGEAAHIERAATRLGLDKAEISTKSYHQLHQDWRRLHNLPPDFSFVFDAERRSDWRRKLGLAGNEPHGGDRPNASKA from the coding sequence ATGCCTTTGGAAGTGGAACGCAAATATCTGCACGTGGATTTCGCCGCCTTGCGCCGGACGTTGTACGATCTGGGCGCGCGCACTTCGGGTGCGCATTTTGAAAGTAACTGGGTTTTTGACACACCCGACATCCAACTGTTTGAAAGCCGCCGCCTGTTGCGCCTGCGCTCGCAGGAATGGCCGGACGCCGTGCGCCATGTGCTGACCCTCAAGCTGCCCGCGTCGCAGAGCGGCCACTTCAAGGTGCGCGAGGAACGCGAACTGGAAGTGGCCGACGGCGCGGCCATGCGCGCCGTGCTGGAAGGCCTGGGCTACGCCGTGGGCGCGCGTTATGAGAAAATCCGCGAGCCGTGGCGTCTGGAGGATGTGGAAGTGGAATTGGACGTGCTGCCCTTCGCTGAAGTGGTGGAGTTGGAGGGCGAGGCCGCGCATATTGAGCGGGCCGCGACGCGTCTGGGCCTTGACAAGGCCGAAATAAGCACCAAAAGTTATCATCAGCTGCATCAGGATTGGCGTCGCCTGCACAACCTGCCGCCGGATTTTTCTTTTGTGTTCGACGCGGAGCGACGGAGCGACTGGCGGCGGAAGCTGGGCCTTGCGGGCAACGAACCGCACGGCGGCGACCGGCCCAACGCATCCAAAGCCTGA